The following nucleotide sequence is from Toxoplasma gondii ME49 chromosome IV, whole genome shotgun sequence.
CTCGGAGGTAATGCAGCGAGGAAAGGCATAATTCCGACTTTGCAGCGAGTTCTCTTCGCATTGTCCACCAGTTGAATCATCTGTTCTCCTAAACGGGTGGACAGAACTCAGACACCTCCGTCGCGTCGTGACATATCTTACCCTCCCTCGAACAATCCAGGACGCTCATCGTACTCATAGCGTTACCGCAGCCCCTCTTTAGCGCTGGTGTGATTGCCCACGTTCTTGGGGACAACTGTCTTGCCAGCTCTCCCCCCGCTATATTTCTGGATCGAAAGGATTCCGCAATTCTGCAATCTGCACCATGCCCTCTTTGTATTTCTGAGTAAGGATCCCATGCTGAAAGACTTCATTACAGCTCGTCGAATCCATCGAGTGTCCCATGACCTCGTCATGTGGAGAGGTCGTGCTTGAAGAGTGTCCGTTCGCGACACCGTTTAAACCCCTTGCTCCCTCTTGCTGAGCAACAGGAGACTCGCTCGGGCCCCATTCATTGCCATGGCGAATACTTGAACCCATATGTGTTGGCGAGTTCGGAGCAGTGGGCATTATAGGACCAAATCCGTTACTAGGAGAAACAGGCCGCATCTCAGACTGTATTGGATCAGGTGAGATCGACGGGTTCCCCCCAAGCTGAAACATCACCGGCTGCCCACTACCACTTCTACCCAAGGGATGTACGCCAGTATCCTTCGGTTGAACGACTCCGAGATATCCTTCTGCCTTAAGCATCTCCGGTGTCGTCACACGCAGGAAGGTCACGGCGATCAGCACACTCTGCAGATAGCGCATATAAGAAAAAAGCCGTGTTCTTTCCCTGACGGCAAGGTCAGGGGGAGAAACGCACTCAAGCCCGACCAAAGACTCACTAATGCAGAAGCAGCTTCTCTGTAACGCCCAGGAATTACCGTTCTATTTCATTCCTTAAGAGTGGAAAACCATCACGTGCAACGCAGCAGCCTTTCTAAACATCGCCACGCTTTCCCTTGTAACAAAACAGGCACGACATAGCTTCTCGTGACGAGGAGCACACGAGGAAACGCCGGGATATCTATGACCACACAAAATTTATTTGAGAAGCCTCCACGTCATGAAATGCATTCATATTTCATGGACACGCGTTCGGCCACCAAAAATCGACTGCAAATGCCCGTACGGGCCGACACACACGTGGACAGCCACTGTTTTGGTAGAAACGGCCGAAGTCGAGACGGCCCTTTACGCCGCTCGCCCTTCGAACTGACCCTGTGGACAAGCGTAGCTGCATCCAGGTACTTGGTGTTCATTGCGTTGTTTGTCTCGAACCtagaaacacacacagaaaagtGGTAGAATGCCGTAACGAATTTGCGACTGCCAGCGGTACGTATCCCGGTCGACTATAGCCGATATTCTGGGAGATCTTGTGTTGCTCGAGTTTTCTGCGGCTTACTGCGCTTGCATCTCTTTTATTTTGAACTGATTCGTCATGGCGTTAAGCTTCTCCTCGGCCTGACGTAGCGAAGGGAGCCAACAAGAGCAAACGAGGCATGTAGAAGACGCCAAAATAGCAGCTGCTCTGCTTCGTCACTGCCCCTTCCCTCAGCGTATCTACCCTCTAGCCACCATGTCGGATGGCACAGCTTGGGCTGCCCTGCGCTAAACCCCTGTGTTCCACACCTGCGTGAAACGTTATCGCGGGACTCAATTGGAAAAACAAACGCCATCAGACCGGGGGCTTGCATTTTCCCTTAACTCAAAAATTCCAATGTGAATTTGTAAGAAATGCTACCAAAATCAGCTCGATGTCGCGGCGCATACCTTTAGAATGTCTTGCTGTGTCTTCGCATCCGGCCGTTCCGAATTTCTAGTTTTCAATCGGTTTAATTTCTGCAGAGGAACAGGAAAGTATTTTTAGGTGGTGAATCTTAGTCAGCCACGGCTTGCTCAGTTTCCTCCGCTTTCTGTGGGCTCGTGGGAAAACACGGGCTCGTCGGTTGCGTGTCGATGATCTACTGGCGTGGTACAGCAACTCTAGCCATACGGCAAAATAGAAAAAGAAGTTGAAACAAAGTAAGACATGCCAACAAACTGTGCATACTGAAATGCATCAGATGATgttgtttgcatgcattgtTATTTAGGATCAACATATGAATGGAGTGAGACAGCTCCCTTGCAATatcgtgcatgcagccataTCAAGAGACCATACCGTGGCCCGCTCTACCTGGTACATATTGTTCAGGGCGGCACCTGTTCCGTCCCAGTCAGATCCCCGATGTGCCCCTTCTCAAGTTCTGTCGGCCAGACACTGCCTTAGTGTATGCAGACGAGTGGAAATAGTGCACAAGCAGGGGACcactgagagaagaaactctttTCGCTCTGTGACTTTTTGCCCCATTTAAAAAGAACAAGACCATATAGCGCATTCCTCTTATTCCATCTGACAGGGCGCCGCACAATCCTATGTGCGTCAGCAACCCAATCTATCTACAAAACACACACGAGCCCAGCGGTTGAAAGTCATTTCCCGAACCTACCTCCCTCTTGGCGACCCCGACAGCATACGCACCCAGCAATGCACACGTCAAAGGTatgcttgttctctctggtAAATTCTAACTGATAAACACTTCAGCCTTTGTCCACGGAGAAACGACTCCCCCAAAAAGCCGAACGAAGGCGTCTAAGGCATCGGATATCGGGGAACACCTCTCTCCGCCAATCACCACTAGTAGTAGCCCACACGCACCTTGTTGTGCGCCGTAACTTTCCGAGAAAGCTGGTCTCGATCCTCTACCAATTTCTGCACCGGAAAGCGTGACACGGGTCgttgaagaagagcagaccAGAAACAGAAAGTCAAACGTCAGGGGAAAAAACTTAAATCGAA
It contains:
- a CDS encoding hypothetical protein (encoded by transcript TGME49_320760), which gives rise to MGQGGSKKKGSIGAQLREQAKLIKRVQEYLKKLDKLFAEWEKTHRGISRATDSFFSAGTPYRDNAVAIMQHLKIFEKARADLRPQIVAVGQTAKELLKKAKSIEKLVEDRDQLSRKVTAHNKKLNRLKTRNSERPDAKTQQDILKAEEKLNAMTNQFKIKEMQAQFETNNAMNTKYLDAATLVHRSVLIAVTFLRVTTPEMLKAEGYLGVVQPKDTGVHPLGRSGSGQPVMFQLGGNPSISPDPIQSEMRPVSPSNGFGPIMPTAPNSPTHMGSSIRHGNEWGPSESPVAQQEGARGLNGVANGHSSSTTSPHDEVMGHSMDSTSCNEVFQHGILTQKYKEGMVQIAELRNPFDPEI